A section of the Flavobacterium sp. CG_23.5 genome encodes:
- a CDS encoding ABC transporter ATP-binding protein yields the protein MDKNLIKLIPFTKPYKTHIIWNVVYNILYALFSTISMLTLLPVLQVLFGKTKIVEKEPIYSGIGNIKEFATDFLYYKISELTKDNSPQYALLLVVSLVIITFLFKNLFNYLASHHIMHLKNGVLRDLRKSMYNKIIELPISYYSEKRKGDIMARMLGDVNEVQNSFFSVLELVVKEPLTIVFAIVTMFFISVKLTLFVLVFIPISGLIISKIAKNLREKSMEAQRESGFLISIVDESLGGLKVIKSYNAETNFKARFNDSVTRLLNLSNSIGDKNNLATPLSEFLGITTIAALLWYGGNLVLIDKTLEGAAFIVYLTLAFNILTPAKAISKASYAVKNGLAAAERVFEVLEVENEITSKENAIEKNTFDTSIVIKDINFKYEDENVLKHFSLQVKKGQTVALVGQSGSGKSTIANLLTRFYDVNEGTIAIDGIDIKDLDLQSLRGLMGLVTQDSILFNDTIKANISLGKTDASDEEIIEALKIANAYEFVKDLPKGIHTNIGDSGNKLSGGQKQRLSIARAVLKNPPIMILDEATSALDTESEKFVQVALENMMQNRTSIVIAHRLSTIQKADLIVVMQKGKIVEQGKHDELIALNGTYNKLVTLQSFE from the coding sequence ATGGACAAAAATTTAATAAAATTAATTCCCTTTACAAAACCGTATAAAACTCACATCATTTGGAATGTGGTATACAACATTTTGTACGCCTTATTTAGTACCATTTCCATGTTAACACTACTGCCTGTACTGCAGGTCCTTTTTGGCAAAACCAAAATAGTAGAGAAAGAGCCTATATACTCGGGAATTGGCAATATAAAAGAATTTGCAACTGATTTTTTGTATTACAAAATTTCAGAATTAACAAAAGACAATAGTCCTCAGTATGCGCTTTTATTAGTGGTTTCTTTGGTTATTATCACTTTTTTGTTCAAAAATTTATTCAATTATCTGGCCTCGCATCATATCATGCACCTCAAAAATGGGGTTTTACGAGATTTACGAAAGTCCATGTATAACAAAATAATTGAATTGCCCATATCCTATTATTCAGAAAAAAGAAAAGGGGATATTATGGCTCGTATGCTTGGCGATGTCAATGAAGTTCAAAACTCTTTTTTTTCCGTTTTGGAACTAGTCGTAAAAGAGCCTTTAACTATCGTTTTTGCGATAGTGACCATGTTTTTTATTAGTGTAAAACTAACCTTATTTGTTTTAGTTTTCATTCCGATTTCTGGCTTAATCATTTCAAAAATAGCTAAGAATTTAAGGGAAAAATCTATGGAAGCACAAAGAGAAAGCGGTTTCCTTATTTCCATCGTAGATGAAAGTTTAGGCGGTTTGAAAGTTATAAAAAGTTACAATGCAGAAACTAATTTCAAAGCCAGATTTAACGATTCAGTTACTCGTTTGTTGAATCTATCAAACAGTATAGGCGACAAAAATAATTTGGCAACGCCATTAAGTGAGTTTCTAGGAATTACGACCATTGCCGCCTTGCTTTGGTACGGAGGAAATTTAGTACTTATAGACAAAACCCTTGAAGGAGCTGCATTTATCGTGTATCTAACATTGGCTTTCAATATCCTTACTCCTGCCAAAGCTATTTCTAAGGCCTCTTATGCAGTGAAAAATGGTTTAGCCGCTGCAGAACGGGTTTTTGAAGTTTTGGAAGTTGAAAATGAAATCACTTCAAAAGAAAATGCCATTGAAAAAAATACTTTTGACACCAGCATCGTTATCAAAGATATCAACTTTAAATACGAAGATGAGAATGTGTTAAAGCATTTTTCACTTCAAGTTAAAAAAGGACAAACGGTGGCTCTTGTGGGACAATCTGGTAGCGGAAAAAGTACCATTGCCAATTTATTAACTCGTTTTTACGATGTAAATGAAGGAACAATTGCTATTGATGGAATAGACATAAAAGATCTCGATTTGCAATCACTTCGCGGTTTAATGGGACTAGTAACGCAAGACAGTATTTTATTTAATGATACGATAAAAGCAAACATCTCATTAGGTAAAACGGATGCAAGCGATGAAGAGATTATCGAAGCCTTGAAAATTGCCAATGCCTATGAATTCGTTAAAGATTTACCAAAAGGAATTCATACTAATATTGGCGACAGCGGAAACAAACTTTCCGGAGGACAAAAACAAAGATTATCCATTGCTCGTGCGGTTTTGAAAAATCCACCAATCATGATTTTGGATGAAGCCACATCAGCATTGGACACTGAAAGCGAAAAATTTGTACAAGTAGCGTTGGAAAACATGATGCAAAACAGAACTTCTATTGTTATTGCGCACCGTCTTTCGACAATTCAAAAAGCAGATTTAATTGTAGTAATGCAAAAAGGAAAAATTGTAGAACAAGGCAAACATGATGAACTAATTGCATTAAATGGCACCTACAATAAATTAGTAACCCTGCAATCTTTTGAATGA